A DNA window from Gemmatimonadaceae bacterium contains the following coding sequences:
- a CDS encoding YifB family Mg chelatase-like AAA ATPase: MLAAIRSAAVLGIDAYDVCVEVDVAPGLPKWVIVGLPAGEVKESRERVSAALVNAGFQIPPRRITISLSPGDSRKVGCGFDLPMAVGMLVATGALSHESVAGLTFLGELGLDASVRGVRGVLSVARHLAACHADVRGLVLPPANVNEAGLVRSVPLIAPHTLGELVSALRGNAIEYARPDACRGPIDEGADFADVVGQESAKRALEIAAAGGHACVLIGPPGAGKTMLARRMPSILPSLTEAEALEVTAVHSVAGLLASPSAAQVASRPFRAPHHSISSAGLVGGGSNPRPGEVSLAHHGVLFLDELLEFPRAALEALRQPIEDGRVVIARAALSVAYPARFSLIAAMNPCPCSFLGHPTRPCVCAESEITKYRSRLSGPLADRIDMHVTLAPVPLVALDDNACAESSAAIRARVERARDIQRRRYASTERVSCNAQAAGRWILARGQIDVRARRLLVHASESLTLSARAYHRVLRLARTIADLAESDVANEAHMAEALQYRPRLSA, translated from the coding sequence ATGCTCGCCGCCATCCGCTCCGCCGCCGTCCTCGGCATCGATGCCTACGACGTCTGCGTCGAAGTCGACGTCGCCCCCGGCCTCCCCAAATGGGTGATCGTCGGACTGCCCGCCGGCGAGGTAAAGGAAAGTCGCGAACGCGTGTCCGCCGCGCTCGTGAATGCAGGTTTCCAGATTCCACCGCGGCGCATCACCATCTCACTCTCCCCGGGCGACAGCCGCAAAGTCGGCTGCGGCTTCGACCTGCCGATGGCCGTCGGAATGCTCGTCGCCACGGGCGCCCTCTCGCACGAATCCGTCGCCGGCCTCACCTTCCTCGGCGAACTTGGACTCGACGCCTCGGTGCGCGGCGTCCGCGGCGTGCTGTCGGTCGCCCGCCATCTCGCGGCGTGCCATGCCGATGTGCGCGGACTCGTGCTGCCGCCGGCGAACGTCAACGAAGCCGGCCTCGTTCGATCCGTCCCCCTCATCGCCCCCCACACACTCGGCGAACTGGTCTCGGCGCTCCGCGGGAATGCGATCGAGTACGCTCGACCCGACGCCTGTCGCGGACCGATTGATGAGGGCGCCGACTTTGCCGACGTTGTCGGACAGGAGAGCGCCAAGCGCGCGCTCGAGATCGCGGCGGCGGGCGGACATGCGTGCGTGCTCATTGGGCCGCCCGGTGCGGGGAAGACGATGCTCGCGCGGCGCATGCCGTCGATTCTCCCGTCGCTCACCGAAGCGGAAGCGCTCGAAGTCACCGCGGTGCATTCGGTCGCCGGACTGCTCGCATCGCCGAGCGCGGCGCAGGTTGCGTCGCGTCCATTTCGCGCACCGCATCATTCGATTTCGTCGGCCGGTCTCGTCGGCGGCGGCAGCAATCCGCGCCCGGGCGAGGTGAGTCTCGCCCATCACGGTGTCCTTTTTCTCGACGAGCTGTTGGAGTTTCCACGCGCGGCGCTCGAGGCGTTGCGCCAGCCGATCGAGGACGGCCGGGTGGTGATCGCGCGTGCCGCGTTGAGTGTTGCCTACCCCGCGCGGTTCTCGCTCATCGCGGCGATGAATCCGTGTCCGTGCTCGTTTCTGGGACATCCCACCAGGCCCTGCGTGTGCGCCGAATCAGAGATTACTAAATACCGCTCGAGACTCTCCGGGCCGTTGGCGGATCGCATCGACATGCACGTGACGCTCGCGCCAGTCCCGCTCGTTGCGCTTGACGACAATGCTTGCGCCGAGTCGTCCGCCGCGATTCGCGCGCGAGTTGAGCGAGCGCGGGACATACAACGGCGGCGCTACGCATCGACGGAGCGGGTGTCCTGCAACGCGCAGGCAGCCGGGCGGTGGATACTGGCCCGAGGGCAGATCGATGTCCGGGCGCGGCGTCTTCTGGTGCACGCGTCGGAGTCGCTCACCTTGTCGGCGCGGGCGTATCATCGGGTCCTCCGCTTGGCGCGGACGATTGCGGATCTCGCGGAGAGCGATGTCGCGAACGAGGCGCACATGGCAGAAGCGCTGCAATACCGCCCTCGACTTTCGGCCTGA
- a CDS encoding MarR family transcriptional regulator has product MRLRRDVAQVFRDYPRIYFACHRTHVRDPESGALVSARQVSILDHLDTAAPTILSELAGHLGVTPATMSIAVGRLVAQGYVTRVLDEGDRRKVQLRLTASGARVCAANSVLEPALVQAMLDQLGAADRAAALRGLALLGEAALRAQAGRSRAGTAGARGTRSA; this is encoded by the coding sequence ATGCGCCTTCGCCGGGACGTCGCCCAGGTCTTTCGGGATTATCCGCGGATCTACTTCGCGTGCCACCGGACTCACGTGCGCGATCCCGAGTCCGGCGCGCTGGTGAGCGCGCGGCAGGTCAGCATCCTGGATCATCTGGACACGGCGGCGCCGACGATTCTGAGCGAGCTCGCGGGGCATCTGGGCGTGACGCCGGCAACGATGTCGATCGCGGTGGGGCGGCTCGTGGCGCAGGGCTACGTGACGCGCGTGTTGGACGAGGGCGACCGGCGGAAGGTGCAGCTTCGGCTCACGGCGTCGGGGGCGCGGGTGTGCGCGGCCAATTCGGTGCTCGAGCCGGCGCTGGTGCAGGCGATGCTCGACCAGCTCGGCGCGGCCGATCGCGCGGCGGCGTTGCGCGGATTGGCGCTGCTGGGCGAGGCGGCGCTGCGGGCGCAGGCGGGCCGATCGCGGGCCGGGACCGCAGGCGCGCGCGGAACGCGATCGGCATGA
- a CDS encoding SRPBCC family protein: MKWLLVTGGIVVAAILVVVAIGALLPRDHVASRTAHIPAPAEAVWSAITDPAGFPQWRHDVARVELLPDAPTGRSWREYSKNGAITMVVDTADPPRRLVGRIADKHLPFGGSWEYRIVPDGVAASQVTITERGSVYNPIFRFVSRFIMGHTATIDAYLRDLGTRFNASVTPTTVAAGDD; the protein is encoded by the coding sequence ATGAAATGGCTCCTCGTCACCGGCGGCATCGTCGTGGCCGCCATCCTCGTCGTCGTCGCGATCGGCGCGCTCCTTCCGCGCGACCACGTGGCGAGCCGAACCGCCCACATCCCTGCCCCGGCCGAGGCCGTCTGGTCCGCGATCACGGACCCGGCGGGCTTCCCGCAGTGGCGGCACGACGTCGCCCGTGTCGAGCTGCTTCCCGACGCGCCCACCGGACGATCGTGGCGCGAGTACTCGAAGAACGGCGCCATCACCATGGTCGTCGACACCGCCGATCCACCGCGCCGGCTCGTCGGGCGCATCGCCGACAAACACCTGCCCTTTGGCGGAAGCTGGGAATACCGGATCGTTCCCGACGGAGTCGCCGCGAGTCAGGTGACCATCACCGAGCGCGGGTCCGTCTACAATCCGATCTTCCGCTTTGTTTCGAGATTCATCATGGGGCACACGGCGACGATCGACGCCTATCTTCGCGACCTTGGAACGCGCTTCAACGCGAGCGTGACGCCGACGACGGTCGCCGCGGGAGACGACTGA
- a CDS encoding DUF3052 family protein, whose product MDNRAGAVREADAATVLLETDELIVRGDARVRVPRTAIERITSRGGVVTITAPNAVISLTLGADAAAKWQKKLGEAPKRLIDKLDVKPDAAVWLSGITDAELIAQVKDRTAHTSAGRTAKACDVVFVQVNEGGELDRIDRAARAIKPDGAVWVVHPKGKTGVADTTIYARASTLGLTYTKVARVSDTLTAEKLVWPRASRGK is encoded by the coding sequence GTGGATAACCGCGCAGGTGCGGTGCGCGAGGCGGATGCCGCGACCGTGTTGCTCGAGACGGACGAGCTCATCGTGCGCGGGGACGCGCGCGTTCGGGTGCCGCGAACCGCGATCGAACGCATCACGTCGCGCGGCGGAGTCGTCACCATCACTGCGCCAAACGCGGTCATCTCACTCACCCTCGGCGCCGATGCCGCCGCGAAATGGCAGAAGAAGCTCGGCGAAGCACCGAAGCGGCTCATCGACAAGCTGGATGTGAAGCCCGACGCCGCTGTGTGGCTGAGCGGGATCACCGACGCGGAGCTGATCGCCCAAGTGAAAGACCGCACGGCGCACACGTCGGCCGGGCGGACGGCAAAGGCGTGCGACGTGGTCTTCGTGCAGGTGAACGAAGGCGGCGAGCTCGATCGAATCGATCGCGCCGCGCGCGCGATCAAGCCCGACGGCGCCGTTTGGGTGGTGCATCCCAAAGGGAAAACCGGCGTGGCCGACACCACGATCTATGCACGCGCCAGCACGCTCGGGCTCACCTATACGAAGGTGGCGCGCGTCTCCGACACGCTCACGGCGGAAAAACTCGTGTGGCCGCGCGCTTCCCGAGGGAAATAG
- a CDS encoding DCC1-like thiol-disulfide oxidoreductase family protein: MATARDALLLFDGTCGFCAESVQFVLAHESRARTLKFASLQSGVGARVRSAHPELDGVDSVIWYEPAAGARGETILVRSGAVLHVLDYLGGVWRVLGWLARIVPRVVRDAVYDLVARHRHRLVRGGQVCVLPSADQRRRFIDLSTEETVASR, from the coding sequence ATGGCTACCGCGCGCGATGCCCTGCTCCTGTTCGATGGAACGTGCGGCTTCTGCGCGGAGAGCGTGCAGTTCGTGTTGGCGCATGAGTCGCGCGCCCGCACGCTCAAGTTCGCGAGCCTGCAGAGCGGAGTCGGCGCTCGCGTGCGGTCCGCGCACCCGGAGCTCGACGGCGTCGATTCAGTGATCTGGTATGAGCCCGCGGCCGGTGCGCGGGGCGAAACCATCCTCGTGCGCTCCGGGGCGGTGTTGCATGTCCTGGACTACCTGGGCGGCGTCTGGCGCGTGCTCGGGTGGCTCGCGCGCATCGTGCCGCGTGTCGTGCGCGACGCCGTGTACGATCTCGTGGCGCGGCACCGCCACCGGCTCGTGCGCGGCGGGCAGGTTTGTGTGCTGCCGTCCGCGGATCAACGCCGGCGATTCATCGATCTGTCGACAGAAGAAACCGTCGCATCTCGCTGA